The Candidatus Hydrogenedentota bacterium genome has a window encoding:
- a CDS encoding UDP-2,3-diacylglucosamine diphosphatase: MKKTLIFSDVHLKAIPEDRPRHQEFVDFLHRFSPDEFECVICLGDLFDFWFEYRNVIFSDFFDVLRAFASLRDAGVALHLVCGNHDFWGGRFLRDELGFNIHPDAMEHQFGELRARLVHGDGINPEDWRYRAYKRIARNPFVIGAFRCIHPDWAMAIARGVSHGSRTYLGTKNPYTGPEATSLRRYATGVLQRGEADVVFCGHAHAPAFETIATPTGEGLYINTGDWLDHRSHTIWDGQHFQQYIEGPGVDVTGLK; this comes from the coding sequence GTGAAAAAAACACTCATTTTCAGCGACGTACACCTCAAAGCCATCCCCGAAGACCGGCCCCGACACCAGGAATTCGTCGACTTCCTCCACCGCTTCTCCCCCGATGAATTCGAGTGCGTCATCTGCCTCGGCGACCTCTTCGACTTCTGGTTCGAATACCGAAACGTCATCTTCTCCGATTTCTTCGACGTGCTCCGCGCATTCGCCAGCCTCCGGGATGCCGGCGTCGCCCTCCACCTCGTCTGCGGCAACCACGACTTCTGGGGGGGGCGCTTTCTGCGCGATGAACTCGGATTCAACATCCATCCCGACGCCATGGAACACCAATTCGGCGAATTGCGCGCCCGCCTCGTCCACGGCGATGGCATCAACCCCGAAGACTGGCGCTACCGCGCCTACAAAAGAATTGCCCGCAATCCATTCGTCATCGGCGCCTTTCGCTGCATCCACCCCGACTGGGCCATGGCCATCGCCCGGGGCGTAAGCCACGGAAGCCGCACCTACCTCGGCACGAAAAACCCCTACACCGGACCCGAAGCCACCTCCCTCCGCCGCTACGCCACCGGCGTCCTACAGCGCGGCGAAGCCGACGTCGTCTTCTGCGGGCACGCCCACGCCCCCGCCTTCGAAACCATCGCCACCCCCACCGGCGAAGGCCTATATATCAATACCGGAGACTGGCTCGATCACCGAAGCCACACCATCTGGGACGGACAACACTTCCAACAATACATCGAAGGCCCCGGCGTAGACGTAACCGGCCTCAAATAG
- the lepB gene encoding signal peptidase I: MMTEDTQAPAAAPDTEARGDMKRETAEVVKMVVLFLLVFWGLKALVIEGYEVQGDSMVPTLADRERILVFKLPTIISRLPIVGGFAPMDDGDIVVFESTVENNKRYIKRVIAQGPPVRGGSNTVLATEHGGDPAAGGVKVEFDAGRVYINNRLIDEPYLVDEEKVSTDVRDPVVLGAGEYYVLGDHRSVSKDSRTFSAVDDSQVIGRAVLRIWPLSSFGLL; the protein is encoded by the coding sequence ATGATGACAGAAGATACCCAGGCCCCAGCGGCGGCGCCGGACACCGAGGCCCGTGGCGACATGAAGCGGGAAACCGCCGAAGTCGTCAAAATGGTCGTATTGTTTCTTCTGGTGTTCTGGGGCCTAAAGGCTTTAGTGATAGAAGGTTACGAGGTGCAAGGCGACTCCATGGTGCCCACCCTCGCCGACCGCGAGCGCATCCTCGTCTTCAAGCTCCCCACCATCATCTCCCGACTCCCCATCGTGGGTGGATTTGCCCCCATGGACGACGGCGACATCGTCGTCTTCGAAAGCACCGTCGAGAACAACAAGCGCTACATTAAGCGCGTCATCGCACAGGGGCCTCCCGTGCGGGGCGGCTCCAACACCGTCCTCGCCACCGAACACGGCGGGGACCCCGCCGCGGGCGGCGTCAAGGTTGAATTCGACGCCGGGCGCGTCTACATAAACAATCGCCTCATCGACGAACCCTATCTGGTCGACGAGGAAAAAGTCTCCACCGACGTGCGCGATCCCGTCGTCCTCGGAGCCGGCGAATACTATGTCCTCGGCGATCACCGCAGCGTCAGCAAGGACAGCCGCACCTTCAGCGCCGTCGACGACAGCCAGGTCATCGGCCGCGCCGTCCTCCGCATCTGGCCGCTCAGCAGTTTCGGCTTGCTGTAA
- a CDS encoding PHP domain-containing protein yields the protein MGLLIDLHLHTRRHSACSRIDERQLIDRAVRAGLDGLVITEHHYQWSREELDELAAASAHPGFLLLAAFEYSSARGDILIYGLEPHQVREFPPGRPPEAMLEKAQRMGAACIAAHPTRAAIPFDERIAHMPFDALEIRSVNLAPHEQRLAEKLARDLGRAATTASDAHRLEDVGRYATEFDGPIQSMADLQKSLRNGTFRPYNSVGKTV from the coding sequence ATGGGGCTCCTCATCGACCTGCATCTACATACGCGGCGCCATTCCGCGTGCAGCCGCATCGACGAACGCCAGCTTATCGACCGTGCCGTAAGGGCCGGCCTCGACGGCCTCGTCATCACCGAGCACCACTACCAGTGGTCGCGCGAAGAGCTCGACGAACTCGCGGCCGCCTCGGCGCATCCGGGCTTCCTGCTCCTCGCCGCCTTCGAATACAGTTCCGCGCGCGGCGATATCCTGATATACGGCCTCGAGCCACACCAGGTCCGGGAATTCCCGCCCGGGCGCCCGCCCGAGGCCATGCTCGAAAAGGCCCAGCGCATGGGCGCCGCCTGTATCGCCGCGCACCCTACCCGCGCCGCCATCCCCTTCGACGAACGCATCGCCCACATGCCCTTCGACGCCCTGGAAATCAGGAGCGTCAACCTCGCTCCGCACGAGCAGCGGCTCGCCGAAAAACTAGCCCGCGACCTCGGGCGCGCCGCCACTACCGCCAGCGACGCGCACCGCCTCGAGGATGTCGGCCGTTACGCCACCGAGTTCGACGGGCCCATCCAATCCATGGCCGACTTGCAGAAATCGCTGCGAAATGGTACATTTCGACCATATAACTCCGTCGGGAAGACAGTCTGA
- a CDS encoding ATP-dependent Clp protease adaptor ClpS: MFRRGAGAGRRAERFRHRRSRVSVAEIIGTPGQGAALKDRQKAERPRRFKVLLLNDNYTTMEFVVAILMDVFRRSEYEAVQIMLSVHENGTGVAGVYVKSIAESKVKTVHERAREMEFPLRCALEPE, encoded by the coding sequence ATGTTCAGGCGCGGCGCGGGCGCGGGCCGCCGCGCCGAACGGTTCAGGCATAGAAGGAGTCGGGTATCCGTGGCAGAGATTATTGGGACGCCGGGCCAGGGCGCGGCCCTGAAGGACAGACAGAAGGCCGAGCGCCCGCGGCGCTTCAAGGTTCTGTTGCTGAATGACAATTACACCACGATGGAGTTCGTGGTGGCGATATTGATGGATGTGTTCCGGCGTTCGGAGTACGAGGCGGTGCAGATCATGCTGAGTGTGCATGAGAATGGGACGGGCGTGGCGGGGGTATATGTCAAGTCGATAGCCGAGTCGAAGGTCAAGACGGTCCACGAACGGGCGCGGGAGATGGAGTTTCCCCTGCGCTGCGCGCTGGAGCCGGAATAG
- the clpA gene encoding ATP-dependent Clp protease ATP-binding subunit ClpA, whose product MISKEFEATLGEALREARERRHEYLCNEHVLFAMLRDRRGAEILRACGGNLAHLERQLEAFFTAELEVLPPGEENIPRQTPAFERLLERAFLHVQFSGKEAVDAGDILAAMMEEDDSHAAWILQEEGISRLDVLNYISHGITAGGISFGGDDSTFDEDDEDEEGASRRSPLESYTANLNEKAARGEIDPLIGREPELRRTIRVLGRRRKNNPIFVGEPGVGKTALAEGLALAIHEGRVPEALMDTEIVALDLAGMLAGTKFRGDFEQRLKSVLKELDGRPNVVLYIDEIHTLVGAGATSESTMDASTILKPALASGELRCIGSTTYEEYKNHFEKDRGLSRRFQKIDINEPSVPETIQILRGLKPRYEAHHGISYTDSAIRAAAELSAKHINDRFLPDKAIDVLDEAGSAVRLEGSPGRKSIRPQDIEAIIAEIARIPARSVSSSDKEKLGMLDYELKHVVYGQEDAITQITRAIKRSRAGLGRADKPIGCFLFTGPTGVGKTEVARQLANILGNHFARYDMSEYMEKHAVSRLIGAPPGYVGFDQGGLLVDEIRRNPYTVLLLDELEKAHPDIYTVLLQVMDNASLTDNMGKKADFRNVILIMTSNAGARELASSAIGFQAAANDSKHKSIKAIEKAFTPEFRNRLDAIVAFNPLPAPVIVQVVDKFVGQVQRQLADRKVTLTLTDAARTWLAEKGYDEKYGARPLARLIGAEIETPLADELLFGRLEKGGKVTVDVADDQVVFTYPEA is encoded by the coding sequence ATGATCAGCAAAGAGTTTGAGGCGACCCTGGGGGAAGCCCTCCGGGAGGCCCGCGAGCGCCGCCACGAGTATCTGTGCAACGAGCACGTGCTCTTTGCGATGCTGCGCGATCGTCGGGGCGCGGAGATCCTGCGGGCGTGCGGGGGCAACCTGGCGCACCTGGAGCGGCAGCTGGAGGCCTTTTTCACGGCGGAGCTGGAGGTATTGCCGCCCGGGGAGGAGAACATCCCGCGGCAGACGCCGGCCTTCGAGCGGCTGCTGGAGCGGGCGTTTCTGCATGTCCAGTTTTCGGGAAAGGAGGCGGTGGACGCGGGGGATATTCTGGCGGCGATGATGGAGGAGGACGATTCGCACGCGGCGTGGATCCTGCAGGAGGAGGGGATTTCGCGGCTGGACGTGCTGAATTACATCTCGCACGGGATCACGGCGGGCGGGATTTCGTTTGGCGGCGACGACAGCACGTTCGACGAGGACGACGAGGACGAGGAGGGGGCTTCGCGGCGTAGCCCGCTGGAGTCGTACACGGCGAATTTGAACGAAAAGGCGGCGCGGGGCGAAATCGATCCGCTGATCGGTCGCGAGCCGGAACTGCGGCGGACGATCCGCGTGCTGGGGCGGCGTCGGAAGAACAACCCGATTTTCGTGGGGGAACCGGGGGTGGGCAAGACGGCGCTGGCGGAGGGTTTGGCGCTGGCGATTCACGAGGGGCGCGTTCCCGAAGCGCTGATGGACACGGAGATCGTGGCGCTGGACCTGGCGGGGATGCTGGCGGGCACGAAATTCCGCGGCGACTTCGAGCAGCGGCTGAAATCGGTGCTGAAGGAGCTGGACGGGCGGCCGAATGTGGTGCTGTACATCGACGAAATCCACACGCTGGTGGGAGCGGGCGCGACGTCGGAATCGACGATGGACGCGTCGACGATTTTGAAGCCGGCGCTGGCCTCCGGGGAGCTGCGCTGCATCGGGTCGACAACATATGAAGAGTACAAGAACCACTTTGAGAAGGACCGGGGGCTGAGCCGGCGCTTCCAGAAGATCGACATCAACGAGCCGAGCGTTCCGGAAACGATCCAGATCCTGCGGGGTCTGAAACCGCGTTACGAGGCGCACCACGGGATCAGCTATACGGACAGCGCGATCCGCGCGGCGGCGGAACTTTCGGCGAAGCACATCAACGATCGGTTCCTGCCGGACAAGGCGATAGACGTGCTGGACGAGGCGGGATCGGCGGTGCGCCTGGAGGGTTCGCCGGGCCGGAAGTCCATCCGCCCGCAGGACATCGAGGCGATTATCGCGGAGATCGCGCGGATCCCGGCGCGGAGCGTGTCCTCTTCCGACAAGGAAAAGCTGGGGATGCTCGACTACGAGTTGAAGCACGTGGTTTACGGGCAGGAAGACGCGATCACCCAGATCACGCGGGCGATCAAGCGGTCGCGCGCGGGCCTGGGCCGGGCGGACAAGCCGATCGGCTGCTTCCTGTTTACCGGGCCGACGGGGGTGGGCAAGACGGAGGTGGCGCGGCAGCTGGCGAACATCCTGGGGAATCATTTTGCGCGCTACGACATGAGTGAGTACATGGAGAAGCACGCGGTTTCGCGGCTGATCGGCGCGCCGCCCGGGTATGTGGGCTTTGACCAGGGCGGGTTGCTGGTGGACGAGATCCGGCGCAACCCGTACACGGTGCTGCTGCTGGACGAGCTGGAGAAGGCGCATCCGGACATTTACACGGTGCTGCTGCAGGTGATGGACAATGCGAGCCTGACGGACAACATGGGCAAGAAGGCGGATTTCCGGAACGTGATCCTGATTATGACGTCGAACGCGGGGGCGCGGGAGCTGGCGTCGAGCGCGATTGGCTTCCAGGCGGCGGCGAACGACAGCAAGCACAAGAGCATCAAGGCGATCGAGAAGGCGTTTACGCCGGAATTCCGGAACCGGCTCGACGCGATTGTGGCGTTTAACCCGCTGCCGGCCCCGGTCATCGTGCAGGTGGTGGACAAGTTCGTGGGACAGGTGCAGCGCCAGCTTGCGGACCGGAAGGTGACGCTGACCCTGACGGACGCGGCTCGGACGTGGCTCGCGGAGAAGGGGTACGACGAGAAGTACGGCGCGCGGCCGCTGGCGCGGCTGATCGGCGCGGAAATCGAGACGCCGCTGGCGGATGAACTGCTTTTCGGCCGGCTGGAGAAGGGTGGAAAGGTGACGGTGGACGTGGCGGATGATCAGGTGGTGTTCACGTATCCGGAGGCGTAG
- a CDS encoding NUDIX domain-containing protein, whose product MKTKHHKTAGGVVVNDRGEVLVIVRDIEREGVLVHEVRLPKGHIDDGESPEAAAMREVCEESGYCHVRITADLGLGHSSFTFRGKHHERDEQYYLMELTNPERSAPQPTGAEEALFEPAWIPLERAEAEMTYESERDFVRRARARVLGG is encoded by the coding sequence ATGAAGACGAAGCATCATAAGACGGCCGGGGGCGTGGTGGTGAATGATCGCGGCGAGGTGCTGGTGATCGTCCGCGATATTGAGCGGGAGGGGGTGCTGGTGCACGAGGTTCGGCTGCCGAAGGGGCATATCGACGACGGGGAGTCGCCGGAGGCCGCGGCGATGCGGGAGGTGTGCGAGGAATCGGGGTATTGCCACGTGCGGATCACGGCGGACTTGGGGCTGGGGCATTCGTCGTTCACGTTTCGGGGGAAACACCACGAGCGGGACGAGCAATACTACCTGATGGAACTGACGAATCCCGAGCGGAGCGCGCCGCAGCCGACGGGTGCGGAGGAGGCGCTTTTCGAGCCGGCGTGGATTCCGCTGGAGCGCGCGGAGGCCGAGATGACCTACGAAAGCGAGCGGGATTTTGTGCGGCGGGCGCGGGCGCGGGTGCTGGGGGGATAG
- a CDS encoding restriction endonuclease, translating into MNIMDEHPKAFRVGQLYSSIEIQEALSVGNAGGVRVAVNSNGFVKRVVVMTSAPSARQAKENPYHDRLEGDCLVYTGSGLEGEQSLAGANKRFPQQVADGFPIYGFMIVGSRRDPKLGPRRWKFLGLLEYIRHFPDTQVDARGNIRKVWLFEFRIHNEPEIVAVQHDFDCSRLALATSRLENRDGEDEASIEETSRNPESNAGEFDPIELESIRRKLLSKAPEAFENFVKDLMVATGYENVCVTRFTQDGGVDINANVSPKVWALSGLRVQVQAKRWLHTVGRKEVAELRGSLEQHARGAVVTTSHFSKAAILEAGANGKSPIALIDGYALAKVTKISGIGV; encoded by the coding sequence ATGAACATCATGGACGAGCATCCCAAAGCTTTTCGAGTTGGCCAATTATATTCCAGCATCGAGATTCAGGAAGCCCTCTCCGTCGGAAATGCCGGAGGCGTTCGGGTAGCAGTCAACTCAAATGGCTTTGTTAAGCGAGTGGTGGTAATGACCTCAGCGCCGTCTGCACGCCAGGCGAAGGAGAATCCCTACCATGACCGGCTTGAGGGCGATTGTCTTGTATATACCGGGTCAGGGCTGGAGGGCGAACAATCGCTGGCGGGGGCAAACAAGCGATTTCCACAGCAGGTCGCAGATGGTTTCCCCATATACGGATTCATGATTGTTGGAAGCCGGCGCGACCCCAAACTGGGGCCAAGGCGCTGGAAGTTCCTGGGATTGCTCGAGTACATACGACACTTTCCCGATACGCAGGTAGATGCTCGCGGAAACATTAGAAAGGTCTGGTTGTTCGAATTCAGGATTCACAATGAGCCTGAAATCGTTGCGGTACAGCACGACTTTGATTGCTCACGGCTCGCACTCGCGACATCTCGGTTGGAAAACCGAGACGGCGAGGACGAAGCGTCGATCGAAGAAACTTCTCGAAATCCAGAATCTAACGCTGGGGAATTCGACCCAATTGAACTAGAGTCGATCCGGCGGAAGCTACTTTCCAAGGCTCCGGAGGCATTCGAAAACTTCGTGAAGGACTTGATGGTCGCCACTGGCTACGAGAACGTATGTGTTACGCGATTCACCCAGGACGGAGGAGTTGATATCAACGCAAACGTAAGCCCCAAAGTCTGGGCCCTGAGTGGTTTACGTGTCCAGGTGCAAGCCAAACGATGGCTTCATACGGTCGGTAGAAAGGAAGTCGCTGAACTGCGGGGCAGCCTGGAACAACATGCTCGGGGCGCTGTGGTTACGACGAGTCATTTCTCGAAAGCTGCGATTCTTGAGGCAGGCGCAAATGGCAAGTCCCCGATTGCACTCATTGATGGCTATGCATTGGCGAAGGTCACCAAGATTTCAGGCATTGGCGTCTGA
- a CDS encoding PQQ-binding-like beta-propeller repeat protein, producing the protein MRSRLLLFPAFLIMASCGGQETTTSSAQPAAAAETAPAVAPASAGAPGEIQTAAVGTVDGAHWPNWRGPEGNGSNPAASPPTTWSETENIKWKVPLPGTGQSTPIIWGDKIFLLTASDVGGGAWAFEVVCLNRADGSIAWRQEAAREVPQEGHHPTGSFAPYSAVTDGQFVWASFGSRGLHCYGVNGNHQWSVPLEKMRMKRSFGEGSSPLLVNDSIIILQDHEGDSRIAAYDKSTGEMRWETRRDEQTTWTSPAAIEVNGAIQIVVNGTNRIRSYDLAGGALIWECGGMTQNVIPTPVFANGMAYCASGFRGHALAAIKLGHTGDLTGTDAVAWTIGQGTPYVASPLLYDNRLYFVDTLKPVLSCADAVTGNVLFDRETLEGLANVYASPVGAGGHIYIADREGKTAVLKNTGEFNVVAVNTLNDGFDATPVAIANELYLRGQQFLYCIAAS; encoded by the coding sequence ATGCGTTCCAGGCTCCTGCTCTTTCCCGCATTCCTCATTATGGCCAGTTGCGGCGGCCAGGAAACCACCACCTCCAGCGCGCAACCCGCCGCGGCGGCGGAAACGGCCCCCGCCGTCGCTCCCGCATCGGCCGGCGCACCCGGAGAAATCCAAACGGCGGCCGTTGGAACGGTGGACGGCGCCCACTGGCCCAACTGGCGCGGCCCCGAAGGCAACGGCTCCAATCCCGCCGCTTCGCCGCCCACCACCTGGAGCGAAACCGAAAACATCAAATGGAAGGTCCCGCTCCCCGGGACCGGCCAGTCCACTCCCATCATCTGGGGCGATAAGATCTTCCTCCTCACGGCCTCCGATGTAGGCGGCGGCGCGTGGGCCTTTGAAGTCGTCTGCCTCAACCGCGCCGACGGTTCCATCGCCTGGCGCCAGGAAGCCGCGCGCGAAGTTCCCCAGGAGGGACACCACCCCACCGGCAGCTTCGCGCCCTACTCCGCCGTCACCGACGGCCAGTTCGTCTGGGCCAGCTTCGGTTCGCGCGGCCTGCACTGCTACGGCGTCAACGGCAACCACCAGTGGAGCGTTCCCCTGGAGAAAATGCGAATGAAGCGCAGCTTCGGCGAAGGCAGCTCGCCCCTGCTCGTGAACGACTCCATTATCATCCTGCAGGACCACGAAGGCGACTCACGCATCGCCGCGTATGACAAGAGCACCGGAGAAATGCGCTGGGAAACGCGGCGCGACGAACAAACCACCTGGACCTCGCCCGCCGCCATTGAAGTCAACGGCGCCATCCAGATCGTCGTCAACGGAACCAACCGCATCCGAAGCTACGACCTCGCCGGCGGCGCCCTCATCTGGGAATGCGGCGGCATGACCCAGAACGTCATCCCCACCCCCGTCTTCGCCAATGGCATGGCCTACTGCGCCAGCGGCTTCCGCGGCCACGCCCTCGCCGCCATCAAACTCGGCCACACCGGCGACCTCACCGGAACCGACGCCGTCGCCTGGACCATCGGCCAGGGCACGCCCTACGTCGCCTCGCCCCTCCTCTACGACAACCGCCTCTACTTCGTCGACACCCTCAAGCCCGTCCTCAGCTGCGCCGACGCCGTCACCGGCAATGTCCTCTTCGACCGGGAAACCCTCGAAGGCCTCGCCAACGTCTACGCCTCCCCCGTCGGCGCCGGCGGGCACATCTACATCGCCGACCGCGAAGGCAAAACCGCCGTCCTCAAGAACACCGGCGAATTCAATGTCGTGGCCGTCAACACCCTCAACGACGGCTTCGACGCCACCCCCGTCGCCATCGCCAACGAACTCTACCTCCGCGGCCAGCAATTCCTCTACTGCATCGCGGCGTCGTAG
- the queA gene encoding tRNA preQ1(34) S-adenosylmethionine ribosyltransferase-isomerase QueA: MIIDDLHYDLPERLIAQEPCPERDQSRMLVIDRATGSIREDVFSNVPAYLDPGDCLVLNDTRVIRARLHGQKPTGGRVEIFLLHEEGPGTWTALVRPSAKVRPGTPVSLAGGIVATAGAVLPEGRRRVHFDRPDVLRTLEEIGELPLPPYIHREGHTDSDLRRYQTVYAERPGAVAAPTAGLHFTPEVFAGLAARGVEKTAITLHVGYGTFKPITAERLEHHYVDPEEFHMGEAAAAKLNATRAAGRRVAAVGTTVTRTLETQFREGRYHAGEGVTDKYIYPPYEFQGVDVLQTNFHLPKSSLLALVFAFAGRELTLEAYRYAIAREFRFYSYGDVMLIR, translated from the coding sequence ATGATTATTGATGATCTTCATTACGACCTGCCGGAGCGCCTGATTGCGCAGGAACCTTGTCCGGAGCGCGACCAGTCGCGCATGCTGGTGATCGATCGGGCCACTGGAAGCATCCGCGAGGACGTCTTTTCCAACGTACCGGCGTACCTCGATCCGGGGGATTGCCTGGTCTTGAACGATACGCGGGTGATTCGCGCGCGGCTGCACGGCCAGAAGCCCACGGGGGGGCGGGTGGAGATCTTCTTGCTGCACGAGGAGGGGCCGGGCACATGGACGGCGCTGGTCCGGCCTTCGGCGAAGGTCCGCCCGGGGACGCCGGTGTCACTGGCCGGGGGTATTGTGGCGACGGCGGGCGCGGTGTTGCCGGAGGGGCGGCGTCGGGTGCATTTCGATCGCCCGGATGTATTGCGGACGCTGGAGGAGATCGGTGAATTGCCGCTTCCACCGTATATCCACCGTGAGGGGCACACGGACAGCGATCTGCGGCGGTACCAGACGGTGTATGCGGAGCGCCCGGGGGCGGTTGCGGCTCCCACGGCGGGGCTGCACTTCACGCCGGAGGTGTTTGCGGGGCTGGCGGCGCGGGGCGTCGAGAAGACGGCGATCACGCTGCACGTGGGGTATGGGACGTTCAAACCGATTACGGCGGAGCGTCTGGAGCACCACTACGTGGATCCGGAGGAGTTCCACATGGGCGAGGCGGCGGCGGCGAAGCTCAACGCGACGCGGGCGGCGGGCCGCCGGGTGGCGGCGGTGGGCACGACGGTGACGCGGACGCTGGAGACGCAGTTCCGGGAGGGAAGGTATCACGCGGGGGAAGGGGTGACGGACAAGTACATTTATCCGCCGTATGAATTCCAGGGGGTGGATGTGCTCCAGACGAACTTCCACCTTCCGAAGTCGAGCCTGCTGGCGCTGGTATTCGCGTTTGCGGGGCGGGAGTTGACCCTGGAGGCGTACCGGTATGCGATTGCGCGGGAGTTTCGGTTTTATTCGTATGGGGACGTAATGCTGATCCGGTAG
- a CDS encoding Gfo/Idh/MocA family oxidoreductase has protein sequence MSTRHTVTRRDFIRTTTTAASALAMTAKGYAQTPGANNRLRMAFIGCGTIATHHLEKLLKIREDENLDLAAVCDVYTRRAENFQGKIKEAGGSADLHKDYREILGRDDIDYVLIATPEHSHAYITLDALDAGKHVYVEKPMTHDIKEGQAVLAKAKETGLKLQVGVQGMADDSYASAWEAIQAGKLGKLVHAQIDYVRNYEGDGPWRRGGNPDAAKPDDLDWIAWQKPAPEVDWDPRRYYEWRCYSEYSGGVATDLFIHRLTRLIKACGLEYPDRVAGMGGIYTWDDGRDLPDSFEMLAEYPAREGVTNGMTVHVLGTMANDDGNSHCIRGTDATLTFNSKGWEIKSDVKADNDAIIATHKKTGGEDVDPHHRNHHKAIREGADLNCPPELGLYGVTAVRMANLSWFQKKMMAWDKEKEIVTPS, from the coding sequence ATGTCGACACGCCACACGGTAACCCGCCGTGACTTCATCCGCACCACCACCACCGCCGCCAGCGCCCTCGCCATGACCGCGAAAGGGTACGCACAGACCCCCGGCGCCAACAATCGACTCCGCATGGCCTTCATCGGCTGCGGGACCATCGCCACCCACCACCTCGAAAAACTCCTCAAAATCCGCGAAGACGAAAACCTCGATCTCGCCGCCGTCTGCGACGTCTACACCCGCCGCGCCGAAAATTTCCAGGGCAAAATCAAGGAAGCCGGCGGTTCCGCCGACCTCCACAAGGACTATCGCGAAATCCTCGGCCGCGACGACATCGACTACGTCCTCATCGCCACCCCCGAGCACTCCCACGCCTACATCACCCTCGACGCCCTCGACGCCGGGAAACACGTCTACGTCGAAAAGCCCATGACCCACGACATCAAGGAAGGCCAGGCCGTACTCGCAAAGGCGAAAGAGACCGGCCTCAAGCTCCAGGTCGGCGTCCAGGGTATGGCGGACGACAGCTACGCCTCCGCCTGGGAGGCCATCCAGGCGGGCAAGCTCGGCAAGCTCGTCCACGCCCAGATCGACTACGTCCGCAACTACGAAGGCGACGGCCCCTGGCGCCGCGGCGGCAACCCAGACGCCGCCAAGCCCGATGACCTCGACTGGATCGCCTGGCAGAAGCCCGCGCCCGAAGTGGACTGGGACCCGCGCCGCTACTACGAATGGCGCTGCTACTCCGAATACTCCGGCGGCGTCGCCACCGACCTCTTCATCCACCGCCTCACCCGCCTCATCAAGGCCTGCGGGCTCGAATACCCCGATCGCGTCGCCGGCATGGGCGGCATTTACACCTGGGACGACGGACGCGACCTTCCGGACAGCTTCGAGATGCTCGCCGAATACCCCGCGCGGGAAGGCGTCACCAACGGCATGACCGTCCACGTCCTCGGCACCATGGCCAACGACGACGGAAACAGCCACTGCATCCGCGGGACCGACGCCACCCTCACCTTCAACAGCAAGGGATGGGAGATCAAGAGCGACGTCAAGGCCGACAATGACGCCATTATTGCCACCCACAAAAAGACCGGCGGCGAGGATGTCGATCCCCACCACCGCAACCACCACAAGGCCATCCGCGAAGGCGCCGATCTCAACTGCCCCCCCGAACTCGGCCTCTACGGCGTCACCGCCGTCCGCATGGCCAACCTCTCCTGGTTCCAGAAGAAAATGATGGCCTGGGACAAGGAAAAAGAGATCGTGACGCCGTCATAG